The proteins below come from a single Brachionichthys hirsutus isolate HB-005 unplaced genomic scaffold, CSIRO-AGI_Bhir_v1 contig_681, whole genome shotgun sequence genomic window:
- the LOC137916224 gene encoding DNA polymerase kappa-like, whose protein sequence is MEIQAESTKAEGFLSRMALNDNKAGMEGLDRDKINKIIMESSKGSRFYENELKREQQVNQRIERIMLQKAQITEQQLNKAQAQVERMACELEGGRDLSRVIVHVDMDAFYAAVEMRDCPELKDKPMAVGSASMLSTSNYHARKYGVRAAMPGFIAKKLCPNLVIVPTNFDKYRAASDEIREIFADYDPRFQPLSLDEAYLDFTDHLEQRQHWPDSPRTHYYRASSATAAQERIEDPAAETKDLSPLLFEESPSSSPCLLGSEDAAAAGGAFEVFGKSVEEAVKEMRFRIEQKTTLTASAGIAPNMMLAKVCSDKNKPNGQYRLLSTREAVTDFIQNLPVRKVFGIGKVSEKMLNALGVTRCSHLGQEMAMLSLLFSETTWHHFMQVSLGLGSTYVPRHEERKSMSTERTFKELSKAEEQLSTCRELCEDLAECMKKEDLKGKTVTLKLKNVNFEVKTRALTLQYAVTTADEIFAVAKELLKTETDNESPQPLRLRLMGVRISGFVSLDDKKALQKSIIGFLQPPKAASRDPSQVTHQKFDKETLSSQPLQNLSLTCPPPMHAEGSGWRKRESEGSRSGVECRQSFFQRAHAKRRQLQAADGGAEGAEHGRNVSSMTSPGTDSQTGAESAMRAHESNAGVSQSDCVSPVEARASTSGCGGTRSEGFTCPVCFRQVETTDLNVFNGHIDLCLSDGVRKPKQSSDMDLGNGHQESDVEKQRSKGGEDLNSSRVYPQELSAEMDSLKTAESTIGNEKKVTLPQPQSRSDKCPVLICPICQLGQDTDDLIVFNRHVDVCLNQEVLHELGGETSPGTPPSLTNGKAS, encoded by the exons ATGGAGATTCAGGCGGAATCGACTAAAGCAGAGGGCTTCCTTTCCAGAATGGCCCTCAATGATAACAAGGCTGGCATGGAGGGCCTTGACAGGGACAAGATCAACAAGATCATCATGGAGTCATCCAAG GGATCTCGATTTTATGAGAACGAGCTGAAAAGAGAGCAACAGGTGAACCAGCGCATTGAAAGAATTATGCTACAAAAGGCGCAGATTACGGAACAACAGTTAAACAAAGCACAAGCTCAG GTGGAGCGGATGGCCTGCGAGCTGGAGGGCGGCCGTGATCTGAGCCGCGTGATTGTACACGTGGACATGGACGCTTTTTACGCTGCTGTGGAGATGAGGGATTGCCCAGAGTTGAAAGACAAACCCATGGCAGTCGGATCCGCGAGCATGCTG tccACATCCAACTACCACGCCAGGAAGTACGGCGTTCGGGCCGCCATGCCTGGTTTCATCGCAAAGAAACTCTGCCCTAATTTAGTCATCGTTCCAACAAACTTTGATAAATACAGAGCTGCGAGCGATGAG ATTCGGGAGATTTTTGCCGACTACGATCCTCGTTTCCAGCCACTGAGCCTGGATGAAGCTTATCTGGATTTTACAGACCATTTGGAACAGAGGCAACACTGGCCAGACTCACCGCGTACACATTACTACCGCGCCAGCAGCGCCACTGCAG CACAAGAGCGTATTGAGGATCCGGCGGCAGAGACGAAGGACCTCTCTCCACTTCTGTTTGAGGAGAGTCCGAGCTCGTCTCCCTGCCTGCTTGGCTCCGAAGATGCCGCCGCTGCCGGCGGTGCGTTCGAGGTATTTGGAAAGTCCGTCGAGGAGGCTGTGAAAGAGATGCGATTTCGCATCGAGCAGAAGACCACGCTGACTGCCAGTGCAG GAATTGCTCCAAACATGATGCTTGCCAAGGTGTGCAGTGACAAGAACAAGCCCAACGGCCAATACAGACTCCTCTCGACTCGAGAAGCGGTCACGGACTTCATCCAGAATCTACCAGTCCGCAAA GTATTCGGCATTGGCAAGGTGAGTGAGAAGATGCTCAATGCGCTGGGCGTCACTCGCTGTTCTCATCTGGGCCAGGAGATGGCGATGCTGTCGTTGCTGTTCTCTGAGACAACCTGGCATCATTTCATGCAGGTGTCCCTGGGTCTGGGCTCCACCTATGTACCAAG aCACGAGGAAAGGAAAAGTATGAGCACAGAAAG GACATTTAAAGAGCTGAGCAAAGCTGAGGAGCAGTTGTCCACATGCAGAGAGCTCTGTGAAGACTTGGCAGAATGCATGAAGAAGGAGGATCTTAAG GGTAAAACGGTGACACTGAAGCTCAAGAATGTGAATTTTGAGGTGAAAACCAGAGCGCTGACGCTGCAATACGCGGTTACGACAGCAGACGAGATATTTGCTGTTGCCAAGGAACTGCTTAAAACAGAAACGGACAATGAAAGCCCCCAACCGCTCCGACTGAGGCTGATGG GTGTGAGAATCTCAGGTTTCGTTAGCTTGGATGACAAAAAGGCCCTTCAGAAGAGCATCATTGGATTTCTTCAGCCGCCCAAAGCAGCCTCCCGAGACCCCTCCCAAGTAACGCATCAAAAGTTTGACAAAGAGACTCTCTCCAGTCAGCCCCTCCAAAACTTGTCCCTTACTTGTCCTCCCCCGATGCATGCGGAAGGTTCTGGTTGGAGAAAACGGGAGTCGGAAGGAAGTCGGAGCGGCGTGGAATGCCGACAGTCTTTCTTCCAAAGGGCTCATGCCAAACGACGGCAACTCCAGGCAGCAGATGGTGGCGCAGAAGGGGCGGAGCATGGGCGGAATGTCTCATCGATGACTTCTCCGGGCACGGATTCTCAAACGGGTGCAGAGTCAGCAATGAGAGCCCATGAGAGTAACGCAGGCGTCTCCCAAAGTGATTGCGTTTCCCCCGTGGAGGCCCGCGCTTCCACATCAGGCTGCGGCGGCACACGTTCAGAGGGCTTCACCTGTCCCGTTTGTTTCAGGCAGGTGGAGACGACGGACTTGAACGTCTTCAACGGACACATAGACTTGTGTCTCAGCGATGGGGTTAGGAAACCAAAACAGAGCTCGGATATGGACCTCGGGAATGGCCATCAGGAAAGTGACGTTGAAAAGCAGAGGTCAAAGGGCGGTGAAGATTTGAATTCAAGCAGGGTTTATCCTCAGGAGCTCAGCGCGGAAATGGATTCGTTGAAAACGGCCGAGTCAACGATTGGTAACGAGAAGAAGGTGACGTTGCCACAGCCGCAGTCCCGCAGCGATAAATGCCCCGTCCTCATCTGCCCAATATGTCAGCTGGGGCAGGACACCGATGACCTCATTGTCTTCAACCGCCACGTGGATGTCTGCCTGAACCAGGAGGTTCTCCATGAGCTGGGGGGGGAGACGTCTCCAGGAACACCACCGTCACTTACAAACGGGAAGGCCTCAG